The Strigops habroptila isolate Jane chromosome 13 unlocalized genomic scaffold, bStrHab1.2.pri S16, whole genome shotgun sequence genome window below encodes:
- the LOC115601794 gene encoding hypoxia up-regulated protein 1-like → MPVKSREKRSSSLQQVRQETAPSRAESQKKEEGEKLESRDPKGNRETAKEEELSRSSSDSTVTEMEEGKKIKAPKKQKLVHEIPMKLSTPRLYDRRSRETGKREVGQQLGVVCL, encoded by the exons ATGCCAGtgaagagcagggagaagagaagcagcagcctccagcaggtCAGGCAAGAAACTGCCCCTTCCAGAGCAGAGtcccagaaaaaggaagaaggcgAGAAGCTGGAATCTCGG GATCCCAAAGGAAATAGAGAAACTGCGAAAGAGGAAGAACTGTCCAGAAGTTCCAGTGACAGCACAGTTACCGAaatggaggaagggaagaagatcAAAGCACCCAAGAAGCAGAAGCTTGTCCATGAGATCCCCATGAAACTAAGT ACTCCCAGACTTTATGATCGGAGATCtagagaaacaggaaagagagaagttGGCCAACAGCTTGGAGTCGTTTGTCTTTGA